In one Oryza glaberrima chromosome 2, OglaRS2, whole genome shotgun sequence genomic region, the following are encoded:
- the LOC127763129 gene encoding callose synthase 3-like isoform X2: MASSSSGRRVGGPRGGGESSPSPASGAGAAASGSRRILRTQTAGNLGESIFDSEVVPSSLVEIAPILRVANEVEGSNPRVAYLCRFYAFEKAHRLDPTSSGRGVRQFKTALLQRLERENDPTLKGRVKQSDAREMQSFYQHYYKKYIQALQNAADKADRAQLTKAYQTAAVLFEVLKAVNVSQKIEVDQAILETHNQVEEKKKLYLPYNILPLDPDSANQAIMRYPEIQAAFHALRNTRGLPWPKDHEKKPDADLLGWLQAMFGFQKDNVSNQREHLILLLANVHIRQIPKPDQQPKLDDRALDTVMKKLFKNYKRWCKYLGRKSSLWLPTIQQEVQQRKLLYMGLYLLIWGEAANLRFMPECLCYIYHHMAFELYGMLAGNVSPTTGENVKPAYGGDEEAFLKKVVTPIYKVIEKEAERSESSERSERSKTTKSKHSHWRNYDDLNEYFWSRDCFRLGWPMRADADFFKTPDYAYHDEVSGENRRVGSGQWMGKVNFVEIRSFWHIFRSFDRMWSFLILSLQAMIIIAWNGGTPSDIFDAGVFKQVLSIFITAAILKLGQAILDIILSWKARRSMSLAGKLRYILKLISAAAWVVILPVTYAYTWENPTGLARTIKSWLGDGQNQPSLYILAVVIYLAPNMLSAVLFLFPVLRRALERSNLKVVTFMMWWSQPRLFVGRGMHEGAFSLFKYTMFWVLLLATKLIVSYYVEIKPLVRPTKDIMKEPIRTFQWHEFFPHGNNNIGIVIALWAPIILVYFMDTQIWYAIFSTLIGGIYGACRRLGEIRTLGMLRSRFESLPKAFNQRLIPSDSNKRRGIRAAFSSKPTKTPEDSKEEEKIAARFAQIWNLIITSFREEDLIDNREKDLLLVPYCKDRDMDIIQWPPFLLASKIPIALDMAADSEGKDRDLKKRVKSDPYFTYAIKECYASFKNIIYTLVVGAKERDVIQKIFTVVDDHIAQDTLIKELNMSNLPTLSKKFIELLELLQKNNKEDQGQVIILFQDMLEVVTRDIMDEQLSGLLESVHGGNNRRYEGITPLDQQDQLFTKAIDFPVKESHAWTEKIKRLHLLLTVKESAMDVPTNLDARRRISFFANSLFMDMPSAPKVRHMLPFSVLTPYYKEDVLFSSQALEDQNEDGVSILFYLQKIYPDEWKHFLQRVDCNTEEELRETEQLEDELRLWASYRGQTLTRTVRGMMYYRQALVLQAFLDMARDEDLREGFRAADLLNDESPLLTQCKAIADMKFTYVVSCQQYGIQKRSGDHRAQDILRLMTTYPSLRVAYIDEVEEPSKDRNKKIEKVYYSALVKAAVTKPDDPGQKLDQDIYRIKLPGNAMLGEGKPENQNHAIIFTRGEGLQTIDMNQEHYMEETLKMRNLLQEFLKKHDGVRYPSILGVREHIFTGSVSSLAWFMSNQETSFVTIGQRVLANPLRVRFHYGHPDIFDRLFHLTRGGVSKASKIINLSEDIFAGFNSTLREGNVTHHEYMQVGKGRDVGLNQISLFEAKIANGNGEQTLSRDVYRLGHRFDFFRMLSCYYTTIGFYFSTMMTVWTVYVFLYGRLYLVLSGLDEALATGKRFIHNEPLQVALASQSFVQLGFLMALPMMMEIGLERGFRTALSDFVLMQLQLASVFFTFSLGTKTHYYGTTLLHGGAEYRATGRGFVVFHAKFAENYRLYSRSHFVKGIELLILLIVYEIFGQSYRGAIAYIFITFSMWFMVVTWLFAPFLFNPSGFEWQKIVDDWTDWNKWISNRGGIGVPPEKSWESWWEKEQEPIKYSGKRGIVLEIVLALRFFIYQYGLVYHLNITKHTKSVLVYCLSWVVIFVILLVMKTVSVGRRKFSADFQLVFRLIKGLIFITFISIIIILIAIPHMTVQDIFVCILAFMPTGWGLLLVAQAIKPVIVRIGLWGSIKALARGYEIIMGLLLFTPIAFLAWFPFVSEFQTRMLFNQAFSRGLQISRILGGHKKDRATRNKE; encoded by the exons atggcgtcgtcgtcgtcggggcgTCGGGTTGGGGGGCCTAGGGGCGGCGGGGAGAGTAGTCCTAGTCCGGCGTCGGGGGCGGGGGCCGCGGCGTCGGGGAGTCGACGGATCCTACGGACGCAGACGGCGGGGAACCTGGGGGAGTCGATTTTCGACAGCGAGGTGGTGCCGTCGTCGCTGGTGGAGATAGCGCCGATCCTGCGTGTGGCGAACGAGGTGGAGGGGAGCAACCCGCGGGTGGCGTACCTGTGCAGGTTCTACGCGTTCGAGAAGGCGCACCGGCTGGACCCGACGTCCAGCGGCCGTGGCGTCCGGCAGTTCAAGACCGCGCTCCTGCAGAGGCTGGAGAGGGAGAACGACCCCACGCTCAAGGGGAGGGTCAAGCAGAGCGACGCCCGCGAGATGCAGAGCTTCTACCAGCACTACTACAAGAAGTACATCCAGGCTCTTCAGAACGCTGCCGACAAAGCCGACCG tGCTCAACTCACTAAAGCTTACCAAACTGCTGCCGTCCTGTTTGAGGTCCTCAAAGCCGTCAATGTCTCCCAGAAAATTGAAGTTGATCAAGCG ATTTTGGAGACACACAACCAAGtcgaggaaaagaaaaaactttATCTCCCTTACAACATCCTCCCGCTTGACCCTGACAGCGCTAATCAGGCTATCATGCGATATCCTGAG ATTCAAGCTGCTTTTCACGCTCTTCGTAATACAAGAGGACTACCGTGGCCCAAGGATCATGAAAAAAAGCCTGATGCTGATCTTCTTGGTTGGCTTCAGGCGATGTTTGGATTTCAG AAAGATAACGTGTCCAACCAAAGGGAACACCTCATACTCTTACTTGCCAACGTCCATATAAGGCAGATTCCCAAGCCCGACCAACAACCCAAG TTGGATGACCGAGCACTGGACACAGTCATGAAGAAGCTATTTAAGAACTACAAGAGATGGTGCAAGTACCTTGGCCGCAAAAGCAGCTTATG GTTGCCAACTATTCAACAAGAAGTGCAGCAGCGTAAGCTCCTCTATATGGGTCTTTATCTTCTCATCTGGGGTGAGGCGGCTAACCTGAGATTTATGCCGGAATGTCTATGCTACATCTATCATCAC ATGGCTTTTGAACTATACGGTATGTTGGCTGGAAATGTGAGTCCAACGACAGGTGAAAATGTTAAACCGGCTTACGGTGGTGATGAAGAAGCCTTTTTGAAGAAAGTTGTGACTCCAATATACAAAGTCATCGAGAAG GAAGCTGAAAGGAGTGAAAGTAGTGAAAGGAGCGAAAGGAGCAAGACAACAAAATCTAAGCACTCACATTGGAGAAATTATGATGATCTAAATGAGTACTTTTG GTCAAGAGATTGTTTCAGATTAGGATGGCCTATGAGAGCTGATGCAGATTTTTTTAAGACCCCAGATTATGCTTATCATGATGAAGTGAGCGGA GAGAACAGAAGAGTTGGTAGTGGCCAGTGGATGGGAAAAGTAAATTTTGTTGAGATAAGGTCATTTTGGCACATCTTCCGCAGCTTTGACAGGATGTGGAGCTTCTTAATTTTATCTTTACAG GCCATGATTATAATTGCTTGGAATGGTGGTACACCAAGTGATATCTTTGATGCAGGAGTATTTAAACAGGTTTTGAGCATATTCATAACTGCTGCAATACTGAAATTGGGTCAAG CAATTCTGGACATCATCCTGAGCTGGAAAGCAAGAAGAAGCATGTCTCTTGCTGGCAAGCTGCGCTACATCTTGAAGTTGATATCAGCTGCTGCATGGGTTGTGATTTTACCAGTAACTTATGCATACACCTGGGAGAATCCTACAGGTCTTGCAAGAACAATTAAAAGTTGGCTCGGTGATGGTCAGAATCAACCATCATTATACATCTTGGCTGTTGTGATATATTTAGCACCAAACATGCTGTCGGCTGTGTTATTTCTTTTCCCAGTCCTTAGAAGAGCTCTTGAGCGATCAAATCTTAAAGTTGTAACATTCATGATGTGGTGGTCGCAG CCTCGCTTGTTTGTTGGTAGAGGAATGCATGAAGGAGCATTCTCCCTTTTCAA GTACACAATGTTCTGGGTCCTTCTCTTAGCAACAAAATTGATAGTAAGCTACTACGTGGAG ATCAAGCCACTTGTGCGACCAACAAAAGATATAATGAAGGAGCCAATACGGACGTTTCAATGGCATGAGTTTTTCCCACACG GAAATAACAATATTGGTATTGTAATTGCACTTTGGGCTCCTATCATTCTT GTATATTTCATGGATACCCAGATTTGGTATGCAATTTTCTCAACATTAATTGGTGGTATATATGGGGCATGTCGCCGTCTTGGTGAG ATACGCACTTTAGGAATGTTAAGATCTCGCTTCGAGTCTTTGCCTAAGGCTTTCAATCAACGCTTGATTCCATCTGATTCAAATAAGAGGAGAGGAATTCGGGCTGCTTTCTCCAGTAAACCTACTAAG ACACCAGAGGATAgcaaagaagaggaaaaaatagCAGCAAGATTTGCTCAGATTTGGAATCTAATTATCACAAGCTTTCGTGAGGAAGATCTGATAGATAACAG AGAGAAGGATCTGTTACTTGTGCCATACTGCAAAGATCGTGACATGGATATAATCCAGTGGCCACCATTCTTGCTTGCTAGCAAG ATCCCGATAGCGTTGGATATGGCTGCAGACAGTGAAGGAAAAGATCGTGATCTTAAGAAGAGGGTGAAATCAGACCCATATTTTACTTATGCTATCAAGGAATGCTATGCTTCATTCAAGAACATCATATATACTTTGGTGGTTGGTGCAAAAGAGAGAGA CGTCATACAGAAGATTTTTACAGTGGTTGACGACCATATAGCACAAGATACTTTAATAAAGGAGCTCAACATGAGTAACCTTCCTACCCTGAGCAAGAAGTTTATTGAGCTGCTTGAATTGCTG CAAAAGAATAACAAGGAGGACCAGGGTCAGGTCATCATTTTGTTCCAGGATATGCTTGAAGTGGTTACAAGGGATATAATGGACGAGCAACTCAGTGG ACTACTTGAATCAGTACATGGTGGAAATAATAGAAGATATGAAGGGATTACACCACTTGATCAGCAAGACCAGTTATTCACTAAAGCTATTGATTTTCCTGTAAAGGAATCACATGCATGGACTGAAAAG ATAAAAAGACTTCACCTTCTGCTCACAGTGAAGGAATCTGCTATGGATGTTCCTACAAACCTGGATGCTAGAAGGCGGATATCATTCTTTGCTAATTCTCTTTTCATGGACATGCCAAGTGCTCCAAAAGTCCGGCACATGTTGCCCTTCTC TGTCTTGACTCCTTACTACAAAGAAGATGTCCTTTTCTCTTCCCAAGCATTAGAAGACCAGAATGAAGATGGGGTTTCTATTCTTTTTTACTTGCAAAAAATCTATCCAG ATGAATGGAAACATTTCCTTCAAAGGGTGGATTGCAATACTGAAGAGGAACTCCGTGAGACAGAGCAGTTGGAAGATGAGCTTCGCCTTTGGGCATCATACAGGGGCCAAACTTTGACGAGAACTG TCAGAGGGATGATGTACTACAGACAAGCTTTGGTGCTTCAGGCTTTTCTTGATATGGCTAGAGATGAAG ATCTTAGGGAAGGCTTCAGAGCAGCTGACCTCTTAAATGATGAATCACCATTACTGACTCAATGCAAAGCTATAGCTGACATGAAGTTTACATACGTTGTATCATGCCAACAATACGGTATCCAGAAACGTTCTGGTGATCACCGTGCACAAGATATTCTTAGACTGATGACAAC TTATCCATCACTTCGGGTTGCCTATATTGATGAAGTTGAAGAGCCAAGCAAAGACAGGAACAAGAAGATAGAAAAGGTTTACTACTCAGCGTTGGTGAAGGCAGCTGTAACCAAGCCTGACGATCCTGGTCAGAAACTTGATCAG GATATATACAGAATAAAGCTACCAGGTAATGCAATGCTAGGTGAAGGAAAGCCAGAAAATCAGAACCATGCGATAATATTTACTCGAGGTGAAGGCCTTCAAACTATAGACATGAATCAG GAACATTACATGGAGGAGACTTTGAAAATGAGAAATCTGCTGCAAGAGTTTCTGAAGAAACATGATGGTGTGAGGTATCCATCAATACTTGGTGTGAGAGAGCACATATTCACTGGCAG TGTTTCTTCTCTTGCGTGGTTCATGTCAAATCAAGAGACAAGTTTTGTCACTATTGGACAACGGGTACTTGCCAATCCTTTGAG AGTTCGATTTCATTATGGACATCCTGATATTTTTGATCGACTTTTCCACCTCACGAGGGGTGGTGTAAGCAAAGCATCCAAGATTATCAATCTTAGTGAGGACATATTTGCTG GATTCAACTCAACACTGCGTGAAGGAAATGTTACGCATCATGAATACATGCAAGTTGGAAAGGGGAGAGATGTGGGTCTCAATCAAATCTCACTATTTGAGGCAAAAATAGCTAATGGTAATGGAGAGCAGACACTGAGCCGTGACGTCTACCGACTTGGACATCGTTTTGATTTCTTCAGAATGTTGTCCTGCTACTACACCACTATTGGTTTTTACTTCAGCACTATG atGACAGTGTGGACAGTGTATGTATTCCTCTATGGACGTCTCTATCTTGTCCTCAGTGGTCTTGATGAAGCCTTGGCTACTGGAAAAAGGTTTATACACAATGAACCTCTCCAGGTTGCTCTTGCTTCACAGTCTTTTGTGCAGCTTGGGTTTTTGATGGCGTTGCCTATGATGATGGAAATTGGTCTGGAGAGAGGATTTAGAACCGCATTGAGCGACTTTGTACTGATGCAGCTGCAGTTAGCATCTGTTTTCTTTACATTCTCTCTCGGGACCAAAACTCACTACTATGGAACAACGCTGCTCCATGGAGGAGCCGAGTATAGAGCTACTGGGCGTGGATTTGTGGTGTTCCATGCCAAATTTGCTGAGAACTATCGACTATACTCACGCAGCCATTTTGTCAAGGGTATTGAGTTGCTGATTTTGCTAATTGTGTATGAAATCTTTGGGCAATCATATCGAGGAGCTATCGCGTACATCTTCATTACATTTTCGATGTGGTTTATGGTTGTAACCTGGCTCTTTGCACCATTCCTATTTAATCCTTCTGGGTTCGAGTGGCAGAAGATTGTGGATGATTGGACTGATTGGAATAAGTGGATCAGCAACCGTGGTGGTATTGGTGTACCACCAGAGAAAAGTTGGGAGTCATGGTGGGAGAAAGAGCAGGAGCCTATAAAATATTCTGGGAAGCGTGGAATTGTTCTCGAAATAGTGCTTGCATTGCGCTTCTTTATCTACCAATATGGTCTTGTTTATCACTTGAACATAACCAAACACACAAAGAGTGTCCTG GTCTATTGCCTGTCATGGGTTGTCATCTTTGTAATTCTGCTTGTGATGAAG ACCGTGTCAGTTGGGAGGCGGAAATTCAGCGCGGACTTCCAACTTGTGTTCCGGTTGATTAAGGGGTTGATATTTATAACATTTATCTCCATCATTATAATCTTGATAGCAATCCCTCATATGACAGTCCAGGACATCTTTGTTTGCATTCTTGCCTTCATGCCAACTGGCTGGGGTCTGCTGTTG GTTGCGCAAGCTATCAAGCCAGTAATTGTGCGCATCGGGTTGTGGGGATCGATCAAGGCGCTTGCGAGGGGATATGAGATCATCATGGGGCTCCTGCTCTTCACCCCGATCGCGTTCCTCGCTTGGTTCCCGTTTGTATCCGAGTTCCAGACCAGAATGCTCTTCAACCAGGCCTTCAGCAGAGGTCTGCAGATCTCGCGAATCCTTGGCGGCCACAAGAAAGACCGAGCTACACGGAACAAGGAGTAG